Below is a genomic region from Zeugodacus cucurbitae isolate PBARC_wt_2022May chromosome X, idZeuCucr1.2, whole genome shotgun sequence.
GAATCGTATAGTTtaagtcatcgacatcggtatttttggcagctaaaattgcgcgtgtgctcaaccaatcgtagttacttataattttggcCAATGTATTCAGATATACATTCGTGATGAGTTCATCTTTCATTGAAGTGAATTGACAATTGGcaggtggaattgatatcaaaccattgaaaaatcaaccggaatttgcccaCTCCCAACTCTTAACagttcttctgcggtgctatcctaTTGCAGGAACtctcgcatattcatggtcaatcgtgTGGTTTTCACGTACCGTCACAAATACGATGACTTGAAACATGCTGAATATTCATCCGCCGCAGTTTTTTGGAATAACAGgaagtatttgtcgaaaatcggctgctaacggtatcattgcgcaaccaaagcgacgattattattccacagatctttcattgttctgtcaagtgcttctagagaattgcacttgtatgtatgtgattggcgttgcaaccgtttagctgaatcgacgatagtgcgccacttctctctctctccttcgcagttcggcgccagttggagatcccaagtgtaaccaggtcgctctccacctggtccctccaacggagtggaggccttcccctttctcggcttcctccggcgggtactgcatcgaacaccttcagggctggagtgttttcgtccattcggacaacatgacctagccagcgtagacgctgtctttttattcgctgaactatgtcaatgtcgtcgtataactcgtacagctcatcgttccatcgtctgaggtatccgccgttgccaatgttctgaggaccataaatcttgcgcaaaattttcctctcgaaaactcctagtgtcgtctcatctgatgttgacatcgtccaagcttctgcaccgtagagcaggacgggaatgataagcgacttgtagagcttgattttggttcgtcgagagaggactttactgttcaattgcctactcagtccaaagtagcacctgtaggcaagagttattctgcgttggatttcgaggctgacttTGTTcgagttgttgatgctggttcccaggtatacgaaattatctacgacctcggaGTTATgaatgtcaacagtgacgtgggagccaagacgcgaatgcgccgactgtttgcttgatgacaggagatatttcgtcttgtcctcattcacctccagacccattcgcttcgcctccttatccatgcgggaaaaagcagaacaaacggcgcggttgttgcttccgatgatatcaatatcatcggcatacgccaggagctgtacactcttgtagaaaattgtaccctctctatttagttctgcagctcgtattattttttccagcaatagattgaagaagtcgcacgtgTTGTGGCGTTttcaacattgcgaggtagggagtctgttttctcttcgctggtcatcgtaccagcttgttttttgtcgttgccgaaatccaattgtttcggctgcagctgtacgcagtgagtttgagatgccgtttcaCAGAtctcttataccgagatgctgttGAGTGCTCTCatagagcaggagtgcaagtcgagtagagtatttcgtggctgtctgttgcgattgcagcttttcgacgtcgaaccttccttgtgtttgttgacgggcactctttgctgcacagaggcgggtgcgtatcttcgctgcgaccagataatggtccgagtctatatttggtcctcggagcgtacgcacgtctaaaacacaggacacatgtcttccgtctatcacaacgtgatctatttggttacgcgtgtttcgatcaggagacagccaagtagcttgatgtattttcttatgctggaatctggtactacagacgaccatatttcgggccccagcgaagtcgatcagcctcaggccgtttggcgatgtttcgtcatggaggctgaattttccgactgttgtgccaaagacaccttctttacccaccctagcgttaaaatcgccaagcacgacttttacatcgtggcgggggcagcgctcataggtgcgttctaggcgctcatagaaagcatctttggtcacatcgtccttctcttccgttggggcgtgggcgcaaatcagcgatatgttgaagaacctcgctttgatgcggattgtggcaagacgttcatccaccggggtgaatgccaggactctgtgacggagtctctctcccaccacaaatccaacaccaaatttgcgctcctttatatggccgctgtagtagatgtcacaaggacccaccttcttccgtccttgtcccgtccatcgcacttcttgggtggcggtgatgtcagccttgagtcgtatgaaaacatcaaccagctgggcagaggcaccttcccaattaagggtccggatattccaggtgcatgcccttatatcattatccttaaaacgtttgcaggggtcgtcatcaaaaggggggtgtctcatccgaggctttcgtagatttttcattggtacttcgtttttatgtggtgggtcccaagccctacgcacaaccgcataagcgggcttcgtcTTCAAACggctgtctgttggctacccagaggatacttggtctaaaaccggaagtcgtgagctgcttgaaccatgtggagaattatcgtttctggccactcccaagggaatgacaatcaaaaacttttctcacttgcgtgaacttctacacatgatcccatcctccagaattgcacttatctcatattatttttacctGCACTTGGTATTTAGGTAAACTGAATATTATGTCAAAAGAATTACCGTAAAACGAAAATAAGTTAAACTAacctacttatttatttaataatctacatgaaaacaaaaaaagattaattactgtgaaactattagaaacaaagtaatatactaaaacaaaaaaatatctactatatagaaaacaattacaaaatgaaaatgtgtttaaaaagtattattacgATGATAATATATCGAAAAAACAAATTAGCGCTGCGTTCGACCGTTCAGCACGAAGCCGATCGCGCGAGTGAGCCATGCGGCATGGTATCTCGTAGAGCTACACCCCCCTCCGGCGCGCCCGCAAACACCGCTTCTCGCCCGCCGGCCAGCGCAGCGCAGAGTGCGAGTTAATTATGTTTCggagttatttatttgtaatattatcttttaagttgttcgttgaaattaagtgtcgtcaaagacaattttattcaataatatatattattatgttaatacaactctaacaaataatttcgaccaaattagttatcacaaaaatggtactcacggactttttttagatcattaaaagagaaataattctttcatacataacttttgtgtatcttgaaccgctttcgcagcgcaagggacggaagccctcaaagataaataattccCCCccttttttacatatttaccactgtttcttcgctcctatgctatatagcctatagccttcctcgataaatggactatccaacacaaaaagaattattcaattccaaccagtagtttcggagattagcgcgttcaaacaaacaaacaaacaaactcttcagctttataatattagtatagattctAACTTCTTTTACCCTTTTCTAAAAACTTTTACccactgaaatatattttttattaaaatataataacaaaataaccaGACATTACATAGACGAAATTGAAATAGATAACATGCAGGTATATGACTATTACAGTACTTGAACTGAAGTAATAGCGCAGAAAAGTTGAATTTTGGAAATCAGGTCTAATTTACCCAAGATAATGatcccaaataatttttatagcttATGATGTTCATATGTGGATCATACATCACGTTCCCCATGTTCTTGCAACTCCTCCTCAATCACCGAACCTTAATTCGTGGGATGAATTTGGATAAAGGGTTAAAAAGCACAACGTAACAGGTAATAGCAAATAAAAGAGGTACAGCATGAATGGACCAATATTGGATCTGAGGTCTCAAGTAAATTGTGCACTCCATGccaaattgttatttaaatcaaattgaaaaaaaaaatgaataactgTTATAAAATTTGAACCTTTCTTTTtcatgtttatataaaaattctaactgtaataaaacttttacccactgaaatatatttttttattaaaaatataataacaaaaaaaccaGACATTACATAGACGAAATTGAAATAGATAACATGCAGGTATATGACAATTACAGTACTTGAAccgatttcttaaatttatggCTCTACAGAGAACTAAAGGAACCAACACCCGCTGTGTCAAAACTGTTATACGTCAGTCTACATCccagatattaataattatattaataaatattttttttagcaatcACCTCCTTATGTCACTTGAGGTTCAATGAGGCCACTATGCTCCAAGTTAAtgattatattttaatgaaaataatggaGAGTAGCCAAATAGTGTATACTGCGGTGTTTTCGTCGAAACGGCTTCCTGTTAGATGACCTAAATGACTACAAAACTTGTCGTTTCCACGACAGGTGCTTCTATGTAAATGGAACGGATCCTAATTTATTTCCGGCCAAGCAaccttaaaaaaacaacaaattccacGGAACGGAATTTTTAGATTTTGCAACCACTAAacacttaaatatagtacaataGCATGTTTTAATAATCGCAATATCATGAGAACGCGTCATCAAGTTCTGTCGAAACACCAAAATATTTCGGGAATGAATTCTGACGCTAGAACAACAAAAGCGGACTATTTTTTACTAACATCGGTGTTTTACAGCCAATTTATGCAATATGTCCAGCTAGATCTATTTAACTTACATCCACTTCTTTCTTCACCAGCTCCAGATATTGACCTGAATTCCTGTTAATTTTATAATCCTTATATACTTTGTTTAGCTCTTGCCGCAGTTTATCTAAGTCCCTTTgaataaatctttttttattgcccgtataatgtaattcattctaAAATATTAACATGTTAGCCTAGTTACATATCGTTTAAACAAGTATCAATTTACCTTAATACTAATAACGCGTTCCTGTGCTCGCCGTACATCATCCATATGAAAAACTTCTTCTAAGTAGATTATCACACGtttaaaatatgatttgttGGTATGTTGATAAGACGAATCTTCATTTGCAGATTTAATACGactatttttgatattaaatactTGCTGTATACCATTGTAacgataattttgtttattaaaaatatttaaaagggcTGTTACTCCAACCTTATTTGAATTCGTAATATCTTCACTTGTGTTTGGCTTATTTGTAGTGGAATATCTGTTTACTGTTTGTCTTGTATTTATGAAtatcaaaccaaaatttttccAAGAACCCTTGACGGCAAATACACGACTTGGACAAAGTAATGCTACCATATGAATTTGTGATCTTCCGACTTTTCCAATCATTTTCCAATAGTATCTTAAGGTATTCATCAGTATTTTCACCAAAGCATATCATTCATAACCGGCACCATCGCAATAATTCCATGTATTTGTGCCAAAGTTGTGCACTAGTAAtcgatattttagcaaaatcgaTATATTcgttaaaatttattgaaaagtaaaagttAAACTGAAACTACctagcaagtcatgggtactgaaacacccactacatatacacatacgcaacaaagggtaaaatgtgcataaacatttaactgaACTCTTCTatcgtacagcaccctgaataaGAGAAAGAAATAACCGTGGTTCTCGTgtatttgaacaagttttgttttgagctatgtCATGGCAGCTTGtggagtattattttgcgtgttttatttaaatcagtgatcagcagcctaattaaagttcaaATTATTGGACCActcttttttaaataagtaaaatttaatatataagttTTCTAACCCAaaaagatggaattgaagagggtgatacagtaataaaTCATCTTACTGTAAATTcaaagcacgcaatagaagctacgacAACAATagtcaacatcaagggcgaaaccattgaatacgtaaataattgttgaatataatgtaacggatttccaaaatctgtcgtttattctaaaactctaccctgagttcgatcactggattgtcaaataaaagtcacactttaatggctatacactaatctttatttctaattccttataacttaacgctttagtactcaatactctactttacaactctaacttataacttgtttacactttgctcgacaactctctccatagaattgtcctcactcgacaactctcttatcagaactgtgtgttgctgccagcccggcagcgcttatatagtcgattgctaacattttatcgtcactcgaacattctgtaGTTGTCTAGATAGATATTTGTAGTTGTCTAGATAGATCTGgattcgattgtcaattctagtttgttctggtgccattttcgttacaataataataactgtcatcgattggctaactgctatagacaagccaatcgaacaaactctCCAAATTTGcatacgaactggcagcactgaaatcgaattgtctatacttggtcgcactgattTTTTCTACCTCAGTCCATGTCTTACCTTTTcttcaacaaatttaatatttattaaagttttttattcaataaaatgtgtaaaataaaacttggtagcactcagcaagcggcgatagaatttttaatgagataTCCACATACTAtcttgcacgaattcaactggatatttttgttgttcttttcacATGTAACATTGTGGACAAATTAGCActgcccaaagatagcgagcagagactTCTTTGCCAATCGAATTCAGCTATTATgtgcaaataaattaacaaaaaaatatttatctcagAAAATAACCCTCGGACACTTTCAACAACAACCACGACAACCAGGGGCATAAATGTGCTGAtagatttgataaaaaatttctaaatcaACTGTCTAAATGCACAAATCTGTCATCTGTCccaataaaatttcaagtcgCATTAGTATTTCCTAAGGCGCATTAATTTTGGTCTTTTGTCACTGCATTTAGTGTAATTTTCATTGGCGGCATTGGGCGCTACTTGCTTGTCAAAAGCTTTACAAGaagttatccagttgaattcgtgcaagagagtatgcggatacctcattaaaaattatatcgcCCGTTGCGTAGTGAGTTtagtagttgttttttttttatattttgataattgtatttgctttaaattataaaaattgtaaaattccaaaaactttttttttatttttttctaatctatctataaaaaaaataattcggaaaagtcggaaagtggcaagtggcaacagagaattcataattgcaaatgaacgatgacatctacaatgaaacaTTGGTGTTGATTGAAGATTTGTGTTTGATTATGTGTTGCAAACTATTGACTGAAATTCATATACCGCGCTAAATCGTCAGAAATGTACTGAATCGTAAATTGGAACGTGAGCGTGCATAGGAGAGATTAATTTTGGACTGCAAGTtcaaagaaatgttccattattaaATGTTCAGCTAAAGAGTGCCTATGATAAAATTGATGAAGGCTGGCAATGATGAATACCATTGATGGATCGTATTGAAAATCAAGACAAAgccgtgaattatccagtggAATTTCTAAATTCATTGCATTTACCTGGCATGCCGCCGCATCATTTGAGTCAATGCTTCGCAATTTTCATGCGCCGAAATTGTGTAATTGTGTTACAcgactgattgtgacgcagctatcgaataatatgatagttgcaagaatttctttgagttccaacgat
It encodes:
- the LOC105220336 gene encoding mitochondrial potassium channel isoform X1; this translates as MNTLRYYWKMIGKVGRSQIHMVALLCPSRVFAVKGSWKNFGLIFINTRQTVNRYSTTNKPNTSEDITNSNKVGVTALLNIFNKQNYRYNGIQQVFNIKNSRIKSANEDSSYQHTNKSYFKRVIIYLEEVFHMDDVRRAQERVISIKNELHYTGNKKRFIQRDLDKLRQELNKVYKDYKINRNSGQYLELVKKEVDIYTEIDELQKELTAVDEHEQYLFNAFSVAINDSYEKEKIYTNMIKVLGIVGTLLGSFITFVLSVVGLLYNQKKFYTLRKDVESAFTDQVLLKLDKVIEDMEDFKETVNAKQSQVVMEKPVESWSSYLNRHTRWTYSWALPRRDI
- the LOC105220336 gene encoding mitochondrial potassium channel isoform X2, producing the protein MNTLRYYWKMIGKVGRSQIHMVALLCPSRVFAVKGSWKNFGLIFINTRQTVNRYSTTNKPNTSEDITNSNKQVFNIKNSRIKSANEDSSYQHTNKSYFKRVIIYLEEVFHMDDVRRAQERVISIKNELHYTGNKKRFIQRDLDKLRQELNKVYKDYKINRNSGQYLELVKKEVDIYTEIDELQKELTAVDEHEQYLFNAFSVAINDSYEKEKIYTNMIKVLGIVGTLLGSFITFVLSVVGLLYNQKKFYTLRKDVESAFTDQVLLKLDKVIEDMEDFKETVNAKQSQVVMEKPVESWSSYLNRHTRWTYSWALPRRDI